The Plasmodium cynomolgi strain B DNA, chromosome 5, whole genome shotgun sequence genome segment ttggaaatttttttttttttctttccctttttcgcagTCCCCATTTTCGATGGCCACGCGTGGGTGCTACTGGACAAGTTGAGCGTTAAGAGCATTTTAGGTGAGGAGAGGCTTCGCTTGGCCATTCCCTTGGCGGTTCCACATTGCCGCTGAACGATTAACCGCATCCGTGTCCATCCCATCCGCAGGCGAGTTCCTACCGAGGGACGTGCGGGGCAGCCTGCTCGCGAGCACCGTCAACTTCATCATCCTGAACAAGGAAGGACGCCAGATCCTAAAAAACACCACACGTAAGGGGAAGCACCAGTGGGGGGGCACCTCTTCGCATGGGGGCGCCTCTCCGCATGGGGGCGCGCCTCTCCACATGGGACCCCGCTCATGCGTGCGCACTATattgtgatttttttaaacgtgTGTGCCTTTAAACAACTGTATCCCCTCGCAGCGGTCGTGAGCCTCAAGCACGCCACCTTCACCCTGAGCGGCATATTAAACTTCGTCATCCGGgccgaaaagggaaaagggaacGAAATTATCGTGTACACAAGGATACCATAAGGGACGGAAGGATCCTCCCCCCAAGCAGCCAACCAGCCATCCACATAGAAATCGGGGTTATGGATAGAACGGATCACTTCCCTGGCCGAGGGAAAAGAAGTTCCAGTGAAGCACTCAGGGGGGGGTTTCCCTCCACCGCAGTTTCCACTTCGAATAAATGTTTCTTCCCTAGACAGAGGCACCTCTTCGTGAGTGTGTATATGCTGCCTACGTAGGAGTGGGCAGCGTCTATCCGCGGAGTGTTGTCATTTTGCCTCAGCTTCGGTcttcgccacttcgccaTTTGGCTAtctcgttttttcgttttttggttttttcgttttttttttgtttcccctttttgtttcccttttttgtttcctttttttgcttattttttattttttaatttttagttTTTGACCCCTCTGGGGGAACCCgtccctcatttttttgcccccatCTCTGCATCCCTTTGGGACTGCGTTTGTTATTgcgctttttcttttattttcttttcttttccttttttttttttccgctttagCGCACACTGCGTTCCCGTTAAAGTCCACCCTTTTTCGCAActaacactttttttttgcacaaactTCCACATCGTGGGGTCATTTTCATTTGCTCTGCGGACGCACCCGCCGCGTCTTTTCTGTTTTCCtcatcccccccccccccccggTGAGGGACAAAACAGTGACGAGTGTGAAGTCTCGCGAGTGCCAATTGACGAAGAGGAGAAGTAGCCTCAGTGAAGCcatgaacaaattggagCATGCAACCCGTATGGGTGACTAGCTAGCGTAGGTGAGTAAAGTGCGGGTTTCCATTTTACAGGAATCTTCCGTTCACGTGCAGGTAGATCGTTACACGCACATTTGTGTACTTACCAGTCTGTGTAAGTGTCACCATGGACGTGTAACGACCTACCTGCGTGGTCACTCTTCTTCCGCGCAACCATCTTTACTCCACGCACTTATGGTTATGCCAATACCGtgatgcgtttttttctttttctgttttccctcctatgtgtatatatttagctagttgtccatttttttttttttttttccccgcccatgtgtatatatttagctagttgtccatttttttttttttttNNNNNNNNNNNNNNNNNNNNNNNNNNNNNNNNNNNNNNNNNNNNNNNNNNNNNNNNNNNNNNNNNNNNNNNNNNNNNNNNNNNNNNNNNNNNNNNNNNNNNNNNNNNNNNNNNNNNNNNNNNNNNNNNNNNNNNNNNNNNNNNNNNNNNNNNNNNNNNNNNNNNNNNNNNNNNNNNNNNNNNNNNNNNNNNNNNNNNNNNNNNNNNNNNNNNNNNNNNNNNNNNNNNNNNNNNNNNNNNNNNNNNNNNNNNNNNNNNNNNNNNNNNNNNNNNNNNNNNNNNNNNNNNNNNNNNNNNNNNNNNNNNNNNNNNNNNNNNNNNNNNNNNNNNNNNNNNNNNNNNNNNNNNNNNNNNNNNNNNNNNNNNNNNNNNNNNNNNNNNNNNNNNNNNNNNNNNNNNNNNNNNNNNNNNNNNNNNNNNNNNNNNNNNNNNNNNNNNNNNNNNNNNNNNNNNNNNNNNNNNNNNNNNNNNNNNNNNNNNNNNNNNNNNNNNNNNNNNNNNNNNNNNNNNNNNNNNNNNNNNNNNNNNNNNNNNNNNNNNNNNNNNNNNNNNNNNNNNNNNNNNNNNNNNNNNNNNNNNNNNNNNNNNNNNNNNNNNNNNNNNNNNNNNNNNNNNNNNNNNNNNNNNNNNNNNNNNNNNNNNNNNNNNNNNNNNNNNNNNNNNNNNNNNNNNNNNNNNNNNNNNNNNNNNNNNNNNNNNNNNNNNNNNNNNNNNNNNNNNNNNNNNNNNNNNNNNNNNNNNNNNNNNNNNNNNNNNNNNNNNNNNNNNNNNNNNNNNNNNNNNNNNNNNNNNNNNNNNNNNNNNNNNNNNNNNNNNNNNNNNNNNNNNNNNNNNNNNNNNNNNNNNNNNNNNNNNNNNNNNNNNNNNNNNNNNNNNNNNNNNNNNNNNNNNNNNNNNNNNNNNNNNNNNNNNNNNNNNNNNCCTCTTtcccacttcccccccctcagcGGTGCTCCAGAAAGGAAAGTCAGAGGAGACAGTCGACAGCGGAAAGAATGAACAGAATGGACAGGGCAGTGAGGACCCCCCGAAATCGAAAACCCTGGAAGCCAAATTTAAGGCAATGAAGCCGAAAATAAAAGTGCCCGAGTTGAAGTTTAAGTCGCTGGATTGGAAGGCAAAGGTAATGCCTCCTCCCaaggttcccttttttgggggtaATAAAGCGGATGCACTTAGCGCCGCTCCATCGGAGGAAGTGCCTCCAGAAGGAGCAGACCCCGGCCTGAGGCCAGCCAAGTCGATCAAGTCGATGAAGTCAGCCAAGTCGATAAAGACAACCAAGTCGATCAAATCGGGAATGTTAAAATTTGATAAGGTTAAGGCACCCAAAGGACCGaagccaaaatggaagatCCCCGATCTGAAGCTCAAAGGATTAGGAGAGAAGGGTAATAATGTGGCAAGGGGGGAGATTGAAAGGAAGTCCAGTAATGTGGGATTGACTTGCCAGCAGGGGGTAGAAGCAGCAGGAAGGATGGAGGAAGGGGAGCAGACAGAGTTAAGAAAAGGCCAGTCGAATGATAATGGCTCCCTCGCGGGAAGAGACGAAACAGGCAGAATCAAAAGGATGCTGCACATGAGCAAGTACCTTGACACTGGAAACGTTGCTAGTCACTTGAGAGGTCACAGCGTGAATGCATCGCAGGTAGTGAagaccaaaggggggggaggaggaaccACTGGTTCATCCCCTGGAGGAGTTGGGAAAGGGAATTCCCCCCCACCTTCCTTTGCGAAGGATACGGAAAAGGAATCCTATTCGTCAGCCAAAGAGGAGAACGTCGAGGTGATGCACAAGTATAGCGCGTCCATCTCGAGTGAAGTGACCAAAGGGGGAGTAGGCACACTCAAGGAGGTCCCCAAAAATGGCATTTCGAAGAAGGCCCCCCCTCCGAAGGGGTTACTACCTCTGAAAGGGTCACTGACAAAAGGACCGCTGCCAAAAGGGTCGCTGACAAAAGGACCGCTGCCAAAAGGACCGCTGCCAAAAGGATCGCTGCCAAAAGGATCGCTTCCAAAAGGACCGCTTCCAAAAGGGCCACCTCTCAGCAGCATCGTGAACGACCCCTCCaatgggggggaaacaaacaGACCAGGAGATGCACACGAACGAACGCACACACATACAGTGACAGATGCACCGGCACATGCACTCTCACGTTCACTCTCACGTGCACCCTCACATGAACCATCACGTGAACCCTCACATGCACTCTCACGTGAACCCTCACGTGCACCATCACATGCACTCTCACGTGAACCCTCACGTGCACCATCACATGCACCCGCACGTTCACTCTCAAGAACACCCTCACGATCACCCTCACACACACTGACACATCCACATGGAAACAACGTGATGGTTGGCGTGTCGGATGCAGAGTGCAGACAAACGGTAGGTCCCCTATCGACCTCCAAAACCAGCACACTTGTGCGGGACACCCATTACATAAATGCATTCTCCAGGATTGATGGAAATTACATGGGCATGGTTACAGGGCCACCAACCCCAATTGATTATCATGATAAGAAGCCACAACATCGTGGAGGAGAGAAGGGATTGGAACAGATGGTACCAAATGAACGGACACGACTTAGTGTGTTTCCTCCCTCAGCCACACCTGTAGAAGGTCCCTACAGTAAAAACTTCGTGCCTTTGTGTTATTACAACAACGATGTATATCAAGGTGGGATGGGGAGTGGGTGCTCCATGTTTTTCCCTCCTGGGTGGTACTACGTCCCCATGTGTGCGTATGGCGACTCCGGGTGGGCGGAGCCCTCAGGCGGTTGGAAGTCGGTGGGAGGGGGGGCGGTAGGAGGAGCGGCAGGAATGGGCCAAATGGACGGAGGAGAGCTAACCACAAATGGGGCACAccgggagagaaaaaatgagaagacgaagaagaagaacaacagAGGAGGTGAACGAACAAGGGGACCAGGAAGAAAGCAAAGTGATACGCTGGTCGCTGCTGGGCATTTAAAACCGTTGCAGTTTAGGGAGGGAGTCGAATGGAGTAGCGAAGATGAGAAGTATCTCAATGCAGATTTTTCTATCGAGGAGGAGCGGCGAGAGAGGACAAAGAAGTACAGAAAGGGGCGGGACAGGGAGGTCGGAAGCTCCATTGGGGATACCAAGTGGTACGAAATTGAGCGCCGGTTGAACAACTGCCGGGGGGTTGTCCAGCGGAGCGAagcggaagaggaggaggaggaagaagaacaggaggaaggagaataTGAGAAATACGAGGAATGCGAGGCGCTAAACGGCGCGGACCGTGGCTACTACGTGGACTGCAGCGACGGAGAGGGAGAGGACAGCTGCGATGACGACACGAAGTACATCGGTGGGGTGGGCAGTGAGTACCACTACGCGGGGGACACCGAATGTGAGGAGAGCGCCGGGGGATCAGCCGAGGGATCAGCCGAGGGATCAGCCGAGGAGGGGATCGACGCAACGGGGGAGTACCCAAACAGacgagggaagaagaagctcaCAAAGAACACACGGAGGGGGAACCCCCGCACGAGGAACTCCTTGGAGGAAAGCTACTCCTTCGACTATGACAACATTTACCagaattacaaaataggGTACCTGAGGGAGAGGCTGAAGTGGGCGAATGAGTAtctgcgcagggggggggaaaagacCTCCGTGAGAGGGACCCCCGTGAGAGGGACCCCCGTGAGAAGAGCACCCACGCGAAGAACAACCCCTCGAAGAACGCACCCTCGAGGAGCACCCCCTCGAAGAGCACCCCCGCGAAGAGCACCCCCGCGAAGAAGCACAAAGAACGCCTGAACGACATCGCTCACCTGTTCCTCCCAAAAAACAAGAAGCACCAAAACATATTCGATCTTTCTCTGAATTTCTCCAGAATTTCAGATAGCGACAAGGATGATATAATTAGGATGCTTTTTTCTTGTAGAGAGTTGGAAAAGCTAATTGAAGAGCAACACTGCGTGCTCGATATGTTGGACAATGACTTAAGGGAGGTGAACGCATCGTTGAAGTTACCACCCACATGGAATAACCTGAACCATTTCGAGGTACTCCAAGAAAGCATCCTGAATTCGGAAAGCAACGAAGGGCTACCCCTTAACaacactcctttttttattaagggGAAGGTGGCTTTGATCCCGAAAAATTTGGACTCCTTCTTCGACAAAGCTTTGGTGGGGCACAACGTGTCGGGAGTGACGGAAGTGGCCAACACGTTGGGAGTGGCCAACACGTTAGGAGTGGCCAACGTGTCGAAAGCAGCCGACGTGTCGAAAGCAGCCGACGTGTCGAAGGTGGCCAACGTGCCGAAAGCAGCCGACGTGTCGAACGCGCCGGGCGTGTCCGCATCCTTTGGCTACTCGCAGCCCGCGGGCGCCCCCTCGAACAGCAAGTATATGCCCAAGTTCGCCAAGGCTAAGGTGAAGCCGAAGGTGTCGCTGCTTTTGAAGAAGGCCGCGTGATCACCGTTGTGAAGTAGGGGCGTGCCGAAATGGCACCCTCCGCAAGGCCGCTACTTCGGCACGCCTGCCCTTTTACGTCCATTGATGCCTCTCATTTGGGAACCTTCAGGGGGGCGCTTACGTGTTTCTGCGCGGCGGAAAAGAAATTGGTGCTCCGCCAGCTCGTCGGCCAATTCGTTCGTTCTTCTCGTttgcatgtacgtatgtatgtatgcttgtatgtacgtatgcttgtatgtacgtatgcttgtatgtatgtgtgtatgtctGCTTTCTCGTTTGTCTGCCTGCTTGCTTGctggcttctttttttttacgcttgtCCCGCTTGGGGCCAAACAGGGGAGTGCCACTCTGCCccctggaaaaaaaaaaaaaaaaaactccaaatTCTCAAAACggcaaaatgaggagaagcacCCGAATGTGTGCAGTTGGGGTGGTAaactcatttttctccatttagAAGAAGGGGCGGAGAGGGAGCAGAGGTGTAGCTTCTGGAGGGTCCTTCTCGCACAACTGACGCGACCCTATCAAGGTGCAGAAGGGCTTCCTATTACTTCGATGGGATGCACATTCTCCTGTCTCTCtgtctttttttccgcctcaTCCGGGGGGCCATTTCATCTGCCTTTTGGCTAAGATGTGCAGATGTAGGTAGTACACGGACTGGCAGGCCTCGGGCCCGTTGTTCACGACTAGGCGGAAGTCGCCCAAGTTGTTCTTCCTCACAATTTCGGAAACCttgcgggggggggaaggggtgCGTCGTCAGGTGCAGGCCACACGGAGAGGCTACACTGCGAGGATACACAGAGAGGCCACACAGAGAGGCCACACAGAGCAGCTACACAGAGCGGGTACATACGGTGGGGGGATGTCCCCCCGGGTGGATTGCTGCACGCTATCTTACCGCCCACATCATGTGCCCAAGAATATCTTTATGCCTCTCCTCCGCCTTACTGAGCCTCGTGAGGCCATCCCTCATTTTGGGAATCACGAGGATGTGTACGGGTGCCTGTGGGTTGATGTCGTTAAAGGCGAGGACCtgcaggggaagaagaaatggagaaagggAGATGGCCATGTGGAGGGAGGCAGCGGTGATGCGCTGTAAAGCGGACGTCTCATCTGTGTCTACTGCGCTGTAAAGCGGACGTTGCAGATGCgacgcagggggggggggtacTACCTTTTCATCTTCGTACACGAAGTCCACCTTCACTTCTTTCCTTGCGATTTTTCCTGCAGCATAATTGGGGGGTTGAATGGTGAAGCGGTGTTACGTCGTGGGGGGTTCCCTCGCTCAGGTCAGGCGGTTTGGTCGCTCAGGCCAGGCGGTTTGGTCGCTCAGGCCAGGCGGTTTGGTCGCTCAGGCCAGGCGGTTTGGTCGCTCAGCTCAAGCGGTGTTGCCGCTCAGCATTCCCTTCGCCCTGGGCGACTTACCAAAAATTGAATCGCCGTTCTCATCCTTCCCTGCAGCCGCAAGGGCTCTCTCCTCCTCGTCCGCCATTTTGCCCAGCCGTCTGTTTATGGCTCTCCTGCAAGGGGGGGGTATGTGAGAGGGGCACCAGGTGTGAAGATCGGACTGCTTCACAAACTGCAGATGTGAAACACGTCATGGTGCTACCAACAGGGAAGCCCCTTATCTGTGGTAAGTCCCCAGTTCTGAAATGAGGACACAGCTCGTCACCACTAGCATGTTAAACAAGCTTGTCCTCTCTCCGTGCGAGCCTTACGTGAGGTGCTTGTTCCTGTAGGCTAGTTTGGTGAAACAATTAAAGGCGAAATTTCGAATATTGCATCCGATGGTTCCACCGGCGATATTCATAAAGCACAGAAGAACTGCTACAGGGTAGATGGGGGGGCAGTAAAGTAAACATGGGCGATGTGAACAGGGGGTGCACAACTGGGCACACACGTGGGTGGCTCCTCATGTGGGTGGCCGCTCTCATGGGTGACCGCTTTCATGGATGGCCGCTCTCATGGGTGACCGCTCTCATGGGTGACCGCTCTCATGGGTGGGGGGTGCTCGAGGGACTAGACTACCCTATCTTGGACGCTGTCACGCCGGATAGGAGGTCAACCGCTGTGGGTTTCCCGGAtggcctccccccctctccaCCTCGTAACAAATCGAAATAGGTTCCCTTACGGAAGTATGAAAAAAGCAGTTGGGGGAAGTTCATCTAGCTGCGGGATCCTTCGAACAACTGGGATGACGAGCGATGGAGTGTACTACCTCTCAGTTGTTGGCGAATCACTACAACAATACACAGggtgtttttctccttaccCTTGCGCAGTTCAGCTTTTGCGCTGTTTCTGTTTCTGTTGTGTATTTTATTATNNNNNNNNNNtattttttttttttttttgccattcgtCCCTCTTCTTTGTTGCTCTTCTGTGTCGCTTTTCCCCACCAGTAGAGCTTTGCATAAGCGCATTGCATAAGCGGATTGCATGGGTGTGTCGCATGGGTGTACCACATGGTCGTACCACATGGTCGTATCGCATGGACGTACCGCATGGCCGTATTGCACCTCGCGCGGGGGCAGGGCCGCTCGAAGAGCTCTCCACTCCGTTGCTTCTGCACTTTCTACGTTAGCAACACAGAGGGGGAAAAGCCACTCTTCATGGAAGCACACAATGCATGGTTACCCCGCTCATCTGTGCatgagttcattttttttttttttctctctcccgTTGCGGATGCGATCGGAAGGACAACGGGGTAGTAGGGTTAATATTGGGGACACAGTGTACAGTACACGGGAGGGGGATGAGCGAGGGTGGCGTGATCTCTACCCCTTTCGATCAGAAGGTTAACGACGCAATCGCCACCTCTTTTTCACTGGCCCCCTCTTTTTTACTGGCCCCCTCTTTTTTACTGGCCTCCCCCGTTTCACCAAATGGCAGCAAGGGCAGCCGCTCAGCCGAGTCGGACGCCACGACTGAAGCGCGCCCTCTGTGTCAAGTACGTAACGTTTTTAAGTTACGCAAAAACAATTAGGCTGAAGGGACCCTGGAACAGGTACTACGGTTGCTTGTTTCGGACGGCAGGGCCAGCCGTGACATCCATGAGGGGGTTGCTGGGAACCGTTGTGATGCCTCATGGAGGAGGAGAGTTGCCTCGAAAGAAAGAGCTGCCGTTCGCTAAGCCGCCTCGAAAGAAAGAGCTGCTGTTTGATAAGCCGCCTCGAAACAAAGAGCTGCTGTTCGCCAAGCTGCCTCGAAACAAAGAGCTGCTGTTCGCCAAGCTGCTAAGTCATATGCTCTCCAAGCCAGTAAAAATCGCTTCCTTCGATTTCGATGGCACGTTGATTAACCCCACAGGAGAGAAGCACCCCAACAGTGTCCTAGTCAGTACGGAAGCAATACACAGCATCActgtcttaaaaaaaatacaccaaTACAAtatcgttattttttccaaccaAACGTGTGTCTCTTCCCCCTTGTATGACTCTACCCACGTGGAGCAGAACAAGCTCCCCATCCTATTCTCAAAGATGCAACAATTAACAGATGCGCTGcgatatttttatgcacTTTATGAGAGTCAGCTGGGGGGGCAACTGAATGGAGTTGGATACCCTTCGATTAAGCGTCGACGTGGGAGGAGAGTCCCCCCCGATGATACCCCTATTGGCCCTACTCACAAAAATAACTGCTCGGTCAGTGCCTTCTTTGCAGTCGGGAAAGGTAATATCGAAGCGTTGGATATATACCCAAAGCCTAGCGAGGGACAGTACTGCTTGTTCATCTGCTTGGAGGGGATCAAATATGCCCTGATAATAATGagttattttgcaaaagggtATGGGAGCCTACTGGAGAGAGAAATAATGAAACAGAAAGACAAACCTTTGGGAGAGTTCCTCCGAGTTGTGGTCGATATGTTTAGTAATCCCTATTTATGTGCTTTGGTGAAGAGGCTTCGGAGGGGTGTATTTCACCTGAACAAGGTCAGGTTACTTGTGCTGGACGTGTACATAAATGCCCTACTGCAGAGAATGGAGTTATACACTCGCTTGGGGAGGGATCACCCGGGGTATGCGGCTCATGTGGAGTTCTTTTTGAGTGACGCGCAGTGGGTTGGCAATGCCGGCGGTACTGGCGGTACTGGAGGTGGTGGTGCTGGCGAAGGGGGCCGTACTGGCGGTACTGGCGGTGGTGGCCGTGCTGGGACGCCCCCTTCACCGGAGCTGCTGCGCGACGAGGTTTTTCTGACGCACCTCACCCGCTGCCTGGCGCGCAAAAACGAAATCCTGAAGCGCTTGGCGGCCACCTTCTCCAGTTTGCTATTTAATTCTCAGGAGAGCTTTTACGCGGGGGACAACGTCGGCCGGGACTTCGACAAGTCCGACGTGGATTCGCAGGTAGGTTCGAGCTGCCCACGGAAAGGGGCGGCCCCCACCTGTGCAGATCTGCCAGCACGCAGAAGTCGTACACTCTATGCGCAGGCGGAAGTAGACTCATTTTTACACTCCTGCGTACAACCACACGTACACTCATATGTACACCCCTGCgtgtccttttttctgccttgTTAGTTTGCCGCACGGGC includes the following:
- a CDS encoding protein kinase C inhibitor (putative) encodes the protein MNIAGGTIGCNIRNFAFNCFTKLAYRNKHLTRAINRRLGKMADEEERALAAAGKDENGDSIFGKIARKEVKVDFVYEDEKVLAFNDINPQAPVHILVIPKMRDGLTRLSKAEERHKDILGHMMWAVSEIVRKNNLGDFRLVVNNGPEACQSVYYLHLHILAKRQMKWPPG
- a CDS encoding hypothetical protein (putative), encoding MAARAAAQPSRTPRLKRALCVKYVTFLSYAKTIRLKGPWNRYYGCLFRTAGPAVTSMRGLLGTVVMPHGGGELPRKKELPFAKPPRKKELLFDKPPRNKELLFAKLPRNKELLFAKLLSHMLSKPVKIASFDFDGTLINPTGEKHPNSVLVSTEAIHSITVLKKIHQYNIVIFSNQTCVSSPLYDSTHVEQNKLPILFSKMQQLTDALRYFYALYESQLGGQLNGVGYPSIKRRRGRRVPPDDTPIGPTHKNNCSVSAFFAVGKGNIEALDIYPKPSEGQYCLFICLEGIKYALIIMSYFAKGYGSLLEREIMKQKDKPLGEFLRVVVDMFSNPYLCALVKRLRRGVFHLNKESFYAGDNVGRDFDKSDVDSQFAARARMRLLDDGQARQFGGPKQ
- a CDS encoding hypothetical protein (putative), giving the protein VLQKGKSEETVDSGKNEQNGQGSEDPPKSKTLEAKFKAMKPKIKVPELKFKSLDWKAKVMPPPKVPFFGGNKADALSAAPSEEVPPEGADPGLRPAKSIKSMKSAKSIKTTKSIKSGMLKFDKVKAPKGPKPKWKIPDLKLKGLGEKGNNVARGEIERKSSNVGLTCQQGVEAAGRMEEGEQTELRKGQSNDNGSLAGRDETGRIKRMLHMSKYLDTGNVASHLRGHSVNASQDTEKESYSSAKEENVEVMHKYSASISKGPYSKNFVPLCYYNNDVYQGGMGSGCSMFFPPGWYYVPMCAYGDSGWAEPSGGWKSVGGGAVGGAAGMGQMDGGELTTNGAHRERKNEKTKKKNNRGGERTRGPGRKQSDTLVAAGHLKPLQFREGVEWSSEDEKYLNADFSIEEERRERTKKYRKGRDREVGSSIGDTKWYEIERRLNNCRGVVQRSEAEEEEEEEEQEEGEYEKYEECEALNGADRGYYVDCSDGEGEDSCDDDTKYIGGVGSEYHYAGDTECEESAGGSAEGSAEGSAEEGIDATGEYPNRRGKKKLTKNTRRGNPRTRNSLEESYSFDYDNIYQNYKIGYLRERLKWANEYLRRGGEKTSNNPSKNAPSRSTPSKSTPAKSTPAKKHKERLNDIAHLFLPKNKKHQNIFDLSLNFSRISDSDKDDIIRMLFSCRELEKLIEEQHCVLDMLDNDLREVNASLKLPPTWNNLNHFEVLQESILNSESNEGLPLNNTPFFIKGKVALIPKNLDSFFDKALVGHNVSGVTEVANTLGVANTLGVANVSKAADVSKAADVSKVANVPKAADVSNAPGVSASFGYSQPAGAPSNSKYMPKFAKAKVKPKVSLLLKKAA